A genomic region of Trichothermofontia sichuanensis B231 contains the following coding sequences:
- a CDS encoding DUF4330 domain-containing protein, which yields MKILDAHGRLFGKLNLLDLGAILVLLLVVVGIFFTPGNPTSLAQAQTVPVEFEVIVRGLSVRNPRSLFQVGDNTSIVIRNQPSGSVRITKIEDPGRQVLVPQPDGSVALKPSPGSEVPFTADFLLTLAGQGQMTSDGPVLGGSKVKIGLPVRLEGKTYDFNGTIIEVRS from the coding sequence ATGAAGATTTTGGATGCTCACGGTCGGTTATTTGGCAAGCTCAACCTTTTAGACCTAGGGGCCATTTTGGTGCTCCTTTTGGTGGTAGTGGGCATTTTTTTCACCCCTGGTAACCCCACCTCCCTGGCCCAAGCCCAAACCGTACCGGTTGAGTTTGAGGTGATTGTGCGGGGGTTAAGTGTGCGCAATCCTCGCTCCCTATTCCAAGTGGGGGACAACACCAGCATCGTCATTCGGAATCAGCCATCGGGGAGTGTGCGAATTACCAAAATCGAAGATCCGGGCCGCCAGGTGTTGGTTCCTCAACCTGATGGGTCCGTAGCCCTTAAACCATCACCGGGTTCAGAAGTTCCCTTTACGGCAGATTTTCTCCTGACCCTAGCGGGACAGGGACAAATGACCAGTGATGGACCCGTTTTGGGAGGCAGTAAGGTGAAAATTGGATTACCAGTTCGGCTAGAAGGGAAAACCTATGATTTCAATGGCACGATTATCGAGGTGCGATCGTAG
- a CDS encoding hemolysin family protein — MPPVVLLEFLIIFLLILANGLFAMSEIAIVSARRARLQHLASRGDRRAEAALSLAESPNRFLSTVQVGISLIGIIAGVFGGAAFSETLATALKQVYFLVPYADAIALVSVVVGITYLSLVIGELVPKRLALRHPEQIAMFVARPMLCLESLASPIVSFLSTSTEVVLRLFGIESSQAEPSISEEEIKVMIQRATKAGTFEEVEQEMVERVLRLGDMRVSALMTPRPDIVWLDLEDTAEENYRKLVESPHTRFPVCEGELDHLLGVVQVNDLLTRRLTGQTLDLTSVLRQPVYVPESTRGLKVMELFKQASTHIALVVDEYGVIQGLVTLNDILEAIIGDIPSVGIPTEPEAVQQEDGSWLLDGMMAIDDFRELFLLPELPGEQRGNFHTLGGFVITHLGRIPSTEDYFEWDNFRFEVAGMDGNRVDKVRVIPLKTGTGEPSGDLKEKNEPS, encoded by the coding sequence ATGCCCCCTGTTGTGCTTCTAGAATTTCTGATCATTTTCCTGTTGATCTTGGCTAACGGCCTGTTTGCCATGTCAGAGATTGCGATCGTATCGGCCCGTCGTGCCCGTTTGCAACACCTAGCCAGTCGGGGTGATCGCCGGGCGGAAGCCGCTCTATCTCTGGCAGAATCTCCCAATCGTTTCCTGTCCACAGTCCAGGTGGGGATTTCTCTGATTGGGATCATTGCGGGGGTATTTGGGGGGGCGGCCTTTTCCGAGACTTTGGCAACAGCCCTAAAGCAGGTCTATTTTCTGGTGCCCTATGCCGACGCGATCGCTCTAGTGAGCGTTGTGGTGGGGATTACCTACCTTTCCCTAGTGATTGGTGAACTAGTTCCCAAGCGCTTAGCGCTGCGTCATCCAGAGCAAATTGCGATGTTTGTGGCCCGTCCCATGCTTTGCCTGGAGTCGCTGGCGTCCCCGATCGTTTCTTTCCTGAGTACTTCAACGGAAGTTGTCCTGCGCCTGTTTGGCATTGAGTCTTCCCAGGCTGAACCCTCCATTAGTGAGGAAGAGATTAAGGTGATGATCCAGCGGGCGACCAAGGCGGGTACTTTTGAAGAAGTAGAACAGGAAATGGTGGAGCGGGTTCTCCGGTTAGGAGATATGCGGGTCAGTGCCTTGATGACCCCCCGTCCCGATATTGTCTGGCTAGATCTCGAAGATACCGCCGAGGAAAATTACCGCAAGCTGGTGGAAAGTCCCCATACGCGCTTTCCAGTGTGTGAGGGGGAGTTGGATCACTTGTTGGGGGTGGTCCAGGTTAATGATTTACTGACCCGGAGGCTAACCGGGCAAACGCTGGACCTGACGTCGGTACTGCGGCAACCGGTTTATGTGCCGGAAAGTACGCGGGGTCTGAAGGTCATGGAGTTATTCAAACAGGCCAGTACCCACATTGCACTGGTTGTCGATGAGTATGGGGTGATCCAGGGCCTGGTGACGCTGAACGATATCTTGGAGGCGATCATTGGGGATATTCCCTCGGTTGGGATACCGACGGAACCCGAGGCGGTGCAGCAGGAAGATGGTTCCTGGTTGCTGGACGGGATGATGGCGATCGATGACTTTCGCGAGTTGTTCCTGCTGCCGGAGTTACCGGGTGAGCAACGGGGCAATTTTCACACCCTGGGTGGGTTTGTGATTACTCATCTGGGGCGGATTCCTTCCACCGAAGATTACTTTGAGTGGGATAATTTCCGGTTTGAAGTCGCAGGTATGGATGGGAATCGAGTTGATAAGGTGCGGGTGATTCCGCTGAAGACCGGTACGGGAGAACCCAGCGGTGATCTGAAGGAAAAAAACGAACCATCCTAG